Proteins encoded in a region of the Balneola sp. genome:
- a CDS encoding DNA internalization-related competence protein ComEC/Rec2 produces the protein MITDSHPTFSMSKYPAIRVAILLGFGIGVGNNLDATLWLVSVILLAVIAIRSWLDRKNRIWLRAEVTRLTTLLFLFSIVLVGTFLINFSKSSKVSEIEKVLEVSAWEQVEINAVVENEWRNSAGKQRADITVIQTFISEIKAQQSFKARLLLNNPENIQPGDTITFSATLIPVGEKRNPYQFDYKKYLLDQEIRIQVRLDSLISTTINSDKANWYWWRAHALRLIEYNFSADTAPIAKALLLGYKQDLEGETRKAFARSGLSHIMAVSGLHVGFIVAPFWIIIPFFWTNKQGRLIGLILLGIILFCYSGLTGFSTSVMRASIMAVLFTFGKLYNKAPNSINLTGVAAIIVLVIDPLQLFEIGFQLSFSAVLVILLVLPVVQRALPYWLRVRWYAVPLMTIIVSFIVQLGLYPLQVYYFGEVSLIGPFANALFVPLLGLTVPLSLLCVLISSAFPILGFWLNIPSDFFLRIMNEFVLYSSGQSWVWTHMDLQSLLLFPLWISAMLVIACWRMPKLKWKWLILSLLLVSVVKLESIFNELKPKDLVVTVFDVGQGDASLIETPNGKTVLIDTGVWNPGYNSGESVILPHLKAKGIDKLDAVILSHPHSDHIGGIVSLLNTVEVEVIYNSGYEYDSGLYRRYIENASKEKVKVEQVKSGEYLEIDPSVLFLVLGPEPISFGGDPNEHSVVVNLIHGSTEFLFTGDAGKEQEERLIKNYGEFLDIDFLKVGHHGSRTSSGEGFLNYVTPEIAVTSLGEQNRFGHPHYEAVSRLMETGSELYFTSRDKALVFKSDGRNIQRVEWDK, from the coding sequence ATGATAACAGACAGTCACCCTACTTTCTCCATGTCAAAATACCCAGCGATCAGGGTAGCGATACTGCTGGGGTTTGGAATAGGGGTGGGCAATAATTTGGATGCTACGCTTTGGTTAGTATCAGTTATTCTCCTCGCGGTAATAGCAATTCGGTCATGGTTAGATCGAAAAAACAGGATTTGGTTGAGAGCGGAAGTAACCAGGCTAACAACACTTCTCTTTTTATTTTCTATTGTTCTTGTAGGTACTTTTCTGATCAATTTTAGCAAATCATCCAAGGTATCAGAAATAGAAAAAGTGCTGGAAGTTTCAGCATGGGAACAGGTTGAGATAAATGCAGTAGTGGAAAATGAATGGAGAAATTCGGCAGGTAAGCAACGAGCAGATATAACGGTGATTCAAACTTTTATAAGTGAGATAAAAGCTCAACAAAGTTTTAAAGCCAGATTATTACTTAATAATCCTGAAAATATTCAACCAGGAGATACCATTACATTTTCTGCAACACTTATTCCGGTTGGGGAAAAGAGAAACCCATATCAGTTCGATTATAAAAAGTACCTGCTTGATCAGGAAATTCGAATACAAGTCAGGTTAGATAGCCTAATATCTACTACAATTAATTCGGACAAAGCCAACTGGTATTGGTGGAGAGCTCACGCACTTAGATTGATAGAATATAACTTTAGTGCCGATACAGCCCCTATTGCTAAAGCATTACTACTGGGCTATAAGCAGGATTTAGAGGGAGAGACAAGGAAAGCGTTTGCAAGATCAGGCTTGTCTCATATCATGGCCGTTTCAGGGTTACATGTTGGCTTTATTGTAGCTCCATTCTGGATCATCATCCCTTTTTTTTGGACCAATAAACAAGGGAGGTTAATAGGGCTTATACTCTTAGGAATTATTCTTTTTTGTTACTCTGGATTGACTGGATTTTCGACATCGGTGATGAGGGCTTCTATTATGGCTGTTCTGTTTACTTTCGGTAAGCTTTATAACAAAGCTCCTAACTCTATTAACCTCACCGGGGTGGCCGCAATAATAGTACTAGTGATTGATCCGCTTCAACTTTTTGAGATCGGATTTCAGCTTTCCTTTAGCGCTGTGCTGGTAATTCTTTTGGTATTACCCGTAGTACAAAGAGCCCTTCCTTATTGGCTTAGGGTTAGATGGTATGCGGTACCATTAATGACCATCATAGTTTCTTTTATAGTCCAGCTTGGACTATATCCTTTACAGGTTTACTACTTTGGCGAGGTATCTTTGATAGGGCCTTTCGCTAATGCTCTTTTTGTTCCATTATTAGGACTAACAGTGCCTCTTTCTTTGCTTTGCGTATTAATATCATCGGCATTCCCAATACTTGGTTTTTGGCTAAATATCCCATCCGATTTTTTTCTTAGGATTATGAATGAATTCGTTCTGTATTCATCGGGACAATCATGGGTTTGGACGCATATGGATTTACAAAGCCTGTTGCTATTTCCGCTATGGATATCCGCAATGTTGGTTATAGCTTGTTGGAGGATGCCTAAGTTAAAGTGGAAGTGGTTGATACTTTCTTTGTTGCTAGTTAGTGTGGTTAAACTGGAATCAATTTTTAATGAGCTAAAACCGAAAGACTTAGTAGTAACAGTATTTGATGTCGGACAGGGAGACGCATCCCTGATTGAAACTCCAAATGGTAAAACAGTATTGATTGACACAGGAGTTTGGAACCCGGGGTACAATAGCGGAGAGTCGGTAATTCTTCCTCACCTGAAGGCTAAGGGAATCGACAAACTTGATGCAGTTATCCTGAGCCATCCGCACTCCGATCATATAGGTGGGATCGTCTCTTTATTGAATACAGTAGAAGTAGAAGTGATTTATAATTCAGGGTATGAATATGATTCAGGATTGTATCGGAGGTACATAGAAAATGCCTCCAAGGAAAAGGTAAAAGTGGAACAAGTAAAGAGTGGGGAATACCTGGAAATCGATCCTTCAGTTTTGTTCCTGGTTCTCGGTCCTGAGCCAATAAGCTTTGGTGGTGATCCTAACGAACACTCAGTAGTAGTAAATCTTATTCATGGAAGTACAGAGTTTTTGTTTACTGGTGATGCAGGTAAAGAGCAGGAAGAGAGGTTGATAAAAAATTATGGGGAGTTCCTGGATATCGATTTTCTAAAAGTTGGCCATCACGGAAGCAGAACTAGCTCTGGCGAAGGATTTCTTAATTACGTTACTCCTGAAATAGCGGTCACATCTTTAGGAGAACAAAACAGGTTTGGGCATCCACATTATGAAGCGGTATCCAGGCTAATGGAAACAGGAAGCGAGTTATACTTTACCAGCAGAGATAAAGCACTGGTTTTTAAATCCGATGGCAGGAACATTCAAAGAGTTGAATGGGATAAGTAA